GTGGATCGAGTTGAACTGGTCCGCTTCCGGAAAGACCTCCTTGAGCCAGAACCACTGGACGACGCTCGCCTCCAGCAGGGCGGTGGGGGTGTCGGCGTTGAATTCGAGCAGCTTCGGGGGGTGTTCGCCGTCGTAGACGAGGTCGAAGCGGCCGTAGAGGGAGGGGGCGTCGGCCTCCCAGGAGCGCACGATCAGCTCTTCGAAGGCCACGGGGATCTGCAGCCGGCTGAACAGGCGCCGGTCGATGACGTGCTGCGCCGCCTGCAGCGCCATGTCGTACAGTTCCTGGCTGGCGGCCTCCAGCGTGTCGATCTGCGCCGCCGAGAAGCGGTAGGCCGCCGACTCG
The nucleotide sequence above comes from Desulfuromonadales bacterium. Encoded proteins:
- a CDS encoding glutathionylspermidine synthase family protein encodes the protein MERIALTPRPGWQEKVEALGLHYHTIDNAPYWDESAAYRFSAAQIDTLEAASQELYDMALQAAQHVIDRRLFSRLQIPVAFEELIVRSWEADAPSLYGRFDLVYDGEHPPKLLEFNADTPTALLEASVVQWFWLKEVFPEADQFNSIHEKLIAGWSDWAGKAGGLMHFAATGASREDCGNLDYLRDTAIQAGLDTCALDIGEIGWDAARGCFVDLEERPIRSL